GGGCGGTAGCTCCGCCATCCGCATCCGTGGTATCAACTCACTGAACGCCACTAATCAACCTATCTTTGTGATAGATGGCGTAATAGTAGACTCTTCAAGCAGTGACAACGGAACCTCCAACCCGTTGTCCAGCATTAACCCTTCGGACATTGTCTCCATGGACGTGCTGAAGGATGCTTCCGCCACCGCCATCTATGGTGCACGAGCTTCTAACGGTGTCATCATGATTACTACTAAACGAGGCAAAGCCGGTGAGGCTACCATCACCTACGATGGCTATGTAGGCTGGCAAAGCATGCCCAAGAAACTGGAAATGATGAATTTACGCGAATATGCCGCCCACCACAACGTGCGTGCCGATGCACAGATTGTGGCTCATAGCAACAATTTCGTCAATCCTGAATTACTGGGCGAAGGAACCGACTGGCAAGACGAGCTGTATCGCAACGCCTTGATGACCAGCCATAATATATCCATCACAGGCGGTCAGGAAAAAGTGACCTACGCATTCAGTGCAGGCTATTTGGATCAGGCGGGTATCGCTTTGGGATCCGGCTTCAAACGTCTCTCCCTGCGAGGCAATCTGGAAGCTCAAATCAAGAGCTGGCTGAAGGGAGGTATCAACTTCTCCATGTCGGACAGCAAGCAAAAAGTGGGTGCCGACAATAACATTATCATGACTGCCCTGCAATCGCAACCTTCTACCGCCGTCACTTCGGCAGACGGGTCCTATGACGGTCCGGACGACCAATACATGCCCGACAACCCCGTGGCACTGGCCGAAATCCGCACCAACAACAACAAGAAAGAGAATTTCCGTTTCAGTACCTATCTGGAAGCCACGCTGTTGAAAGGGCTGACCCTGAAGACAGAACTCTCCACCGACTACAACCTGAACAAGTATTACTATTATGAACCGGACTTCACCTTCGGTGTGAAAGTAAACAACACCCGCACGGGTCGCTGGACCAAGAATGATTCCAAATACTGGAGCTGGCGCAACATACTGACCTACAACCGCACGTTCAACGACAAGCACAACATCAACGCTATGGTGGGACAGGAAATGAGCGAAAACCATTGGGAGACCCAGGAGAGCCGTGCCACAGGCTATCTGTCCAATTCCGCCCAAGACCCCAGTGCAGGCGGACAAGTGGACGGTTCGGGTTATCAGGACAACAGCTCCATCCTTTCCTACTTCGGACGCGCCTTCTACTCGTTTGCCGACCGCTACCTGCTAACGGCCACCATCCGACGCGACGGTTCTTCCAAGTTTGCCAAAAACAACCGCTGGGGATGGTTCCCTTCTGCAGCCCTGGCATGGAAAGCAAGCAACGAGACGTTCCTCAAGGACAATCCGATCATCAACAACCTGAAAATCCGCTTGGGTTGGGGTACTACCGGTAACCAGAACGTGCAAGACTGGGCCTATATCGCCCTGCTTGCCACCAAGAACACCCCGTGGGGTAACGGTGTACTGAACGGCAATACCGCTAATCCCGACCTGAAGTGGGAAACGACCTATTCCACCAACCTAGGTCTGGATCTGAACCTCTTCGACAACCGCATTGAGTTCATCGCCGACTTCTACTACAAGAAAACCAAGGATATGCTGCTGCAAGTGGCTCTACCCGCATTCTTGGGCTCGTCCGGTCAAGGTGCTGCCAGCAATCCCTGGAGCAATATAGGCTCGCTTGAGAACAAAGGTGTGGAACTGACCCTGAATACCGTGAACATCGACACCAAGGACTTCCAATGGAGAAGCAACTTCGTATTCTCACTCAACCGCAACAAGGTGGTGGAAATGGATACCGAAACCG
The nucleotide sequence above comes from Bacteroides intestinalis DSM 17393. Encoded proteins:
- a CDS encoding SusC/RagA family TonB-linked outer membrane protein produces the protein MKCTNYCFKPLGLLFLLCLIPLWAFSQNITVKGVVKDATGESVIGASVVQKGTSNGIITDIDGNFTLNVPSNSTIVISFVGYKTQEIPVAGKTQINVTLKEDAEMLDEVVVVGYGQMKRSDLTGSVVSVNDQAIKKSVPTSIDQVLQGRAAGVQIQANTGTPGGSSAIRIRGINSLNATNQPIFVIDGVIVDSSSSDNGTSNPLSSINPSDIVSMDVLKDASATAIYGARASNGVIMITTKRGKAGEATITYDGYVGWQSMPKKLEMMNLREYAAHHNVRADAQIVAHSNNFVNPELLGEGTDWQDELYRNALMTSHNISITGGQEKVTYAFSAGYLDQAGIALGSGFKRLSLRGNLEAQIKSWLKGGINFSMSDSKQKVGADNNIIMTALQSQPSTAVTSADGSYDGPDDQYMPDNPVALAEIRTNNNKKENFRFSTYLEATLLKGLTLKTELSTDYNLNKYYYYEPDFTFGVKVNNTRTGRWTKNDSKYWSWRNILTYNRTFNDKHNINAMVGQEMSENHWETQESRATGYLSNSAQDPSAGGQVDGSGYQDNSSILSYFGRAFYSFADRYLLTATIRRDGSSKFAKNNRWGWFPSAALAWKASNETFLKDNPIINNLKIRLGWGTTGNQNVQDWAYIALLATKNTPWGNGVLNGNTANPDLKWETTYSTNLGLDLNLFDNRIEFIADFYYKKTKDMLLQVALPAFLGSSGQGAASNPWSNIGSLENKGVELTLNTVNIDTKDFQWRSNFVFSLNRNKVVEMDTETGSLPYSLQVGSDTQTVTNSVAGKPIAQFWGYKVIGRFDEPTDFYYTDANGAVKEVARPINQGIAQGETWLGDYIFADINNDGKIDNNDQTFIGNPEPKFTYGIGNTFSWKGFDLTIFLSGSYGNDVLNYNRRWLEQSGANSNLLKSTGYAIVEKIDPNGPDDFRNFHVTGGDPLSPRLYTASAKNFNWRVSDRYIEDGSYLRIQNISLGYTFPKKWLGKTPIQNLKVYANLQNVYTWTKYKGYDPEVGSLWGNTLYNGIDYGRYPSPRIYTFGLTASF